One segment of Streptomyces sp. YIM 121038 DNA contains the following:
- a CDS encoding PQQ-binding-like beta-propeller repeat protein, translating into MAGPPPQRPHEPVPGNPYVDPVPAPRRRGSATAWIAAGAVLAAVGAGAGAYALLKEDGGKGSGGFRAPLARDRGPSGEPSGSGERTDAPGGSGPPVRRIDVNAGAKPGESRGWLDLNGVRLPGKGAMLGDLWTVGGRSDALVVQALYDTVTAYRARDGEKAWTLRLPDKVCDTPVDTAPGGHVVVAYGDGSTSGTGKCNQLQQIDLRTGERGWHRELKEHDLSDSTSSVRLAVTGATVTVAQGDLAHTYRVSDGKRLFSSQRDRVGTCYLRDVAGGARLLYVENCAAGAPKAHGRVRNVDPRTGDVRWQYRSRDGWTVDKVYSVDPLVLAVRSRDDPDEWGIVSVDGKGRERAWIPLHRGPYAFEMCDGAGDAGEGVQNCPGGAVVGDVLHLPTAPKGGLGPNKVVAFDLATGKRRWAAAVPGGRQLTPVRQAGGGKGSGVVVYVRAQAGKPGRTVRFPASGGAPRVLLRHSTPAQKWEAEMFAGETLYSGGRVFVAPSRLAPKSLGGNKEQGRLLSFGGDLETP; encoded by the coding sequence ATGGCAGGTCCTCCGCCCCAGCGCCCGCACGAGCCCGTTCCCGGCAATCCGTACGTCGACCCCGTCCCCGCCCCGCGGCGGCGCGGGAGCGCGACGGCCTGGATCGCCGCGGGCGCCGTGCTCGCGGCCGTGGGGGCGGGCGCGGGGGCGTACGCGCTCCTGAAGGAGGACGGCGGCAAGGGGTCGGGCGGTTTCCGCGCCCCCCTCGCCCGGGACCGGGGACCGTCGGGCGAGCCGTCCGGCTCGGGGGAGCGGACGGACGCGCCCGGCGGTTCCGGCCCGCCGGTGCGGCGGATCGACGTCAACGCCGGGGCGAAACCCGGCGAGTCCAGGGGCTGGCTCGACCTGAACGGCGTCCGGCTGCCCGGCAAGGGCGCCATGCTCGGCGACCTGTGGACCGTGGGCGGCCGGTCCGACGCGCTCGTCGTCCAGGCCCTCTACGACACGGTCACCGCGTACCGCGCGCGGGACGGCGAGAAGGCGTGGACCCTGCGGCTGCCCGACAAGGTGTGCGACACCCCCGTCGACACCGCGCCCGGCGGCCACGTCGTCGTGGCGTACGGCGACGGCAGCACCAGCGGCACCGGCAAGTGCAACCAGCTCCAGCAGATCGACCTGCGCACCGGTGAGCGGGGCTGGCACCGCGAGCTCAAGGAGCACGACCTCTCGGACAGCACCAGCTCCGTCCGTCTGGCCGTCACCGGCGCCACCGTCACCGTGGCCCAGGGCGACCTCGCCCACACGTACCGCGTCAGTGACGGCAAGCGGCTCTTCTCCTCGCAGCGGGACCGCGTGGGCACCTGCTACCTGCGCGACGTCGCGGGCGGCGCGCGGCTCCTGTACGTCGAGAACTGCGCGGCCGGGGCGCCGAAGGCCCACGGGCGGGTGCGGAACGTCGACCCCAGGACCGGTGACGTCCGCTGGCAGTACCGCAGCAGGGACGGCTGGACCGTCGACAAGGTGTACTCCGTCGACCCCCTCGTCCTCGCCGTCCGGAGCAGGGACGACCCCGACGAGTGGGGGATCGTCTCCGTGGACGGGAAGGGCCGCGAGCGCGCCTGGATCCCGCTCCACCGGGGGCCGTACGCGTTCGAGATGTGCGACGGCGCGGGGGACGCGGGCGAAGGCGTGCAGAACTGCCCCGGGGGCGCCGTCGTCGGCGACGTGCTCCACCTCCCCACCGCGCCCAAGGGCGGCCTCGGGCCCAACAAGGTCGTCGCCTTCGACCTCGCCACGGGCAAGCGGCGGTGGGCCGCCGCCGTGCCCGGCGGGCGGCAGCTCACGCCCGTGCGGCAGGCCGGGGGCGGCAAGGGCTCCGGGGTCGTCGTGTACGTGCGCGCGCAGGCCGGGAAGCCCGGCCGCACCGTGCGCTTCCCGGCCTCGGGCGGGGCGCCGCGGGTGCTGCTGCGGCACTCGACGCCCGCGCAGAAGTGGGAGGCCGAGATGTTCGCCGGGGAGACGCTGTACAGCGGCGGGCGCGTCTTCGTGGCGCCGTCGCGGCTCGCCCCCAAGAGCCTCGGCGGGAACAAGGAACAGGGGCGACTGCTGTCGTTCGGCGGAGACTTGGAGACACCATGA
- a CDS encoding TetR/AcrR family transcriptional regulator codes for MSPKQQRGEATVDLLLDTALRVYAHAGAQGFTVNAVTAGSGVSFGSLYHHFGSFDGLAAALYLRCVDQLCDPVAAAVTRCRTARTGIRALVRTYLDFTRDHRDVALFLHGSAYSSYLAAHAQEVMAAKEAKFAPIAAWLRPRIVAGEVAALPPALIEVLVMGPVAETAHRWLSSTYEVDLDEAARVLPDRIWRSLRPD; via the coding sequence GTGTCCCCTAAGCAGCAGCGGGGCGAGGCCACCGTCGACCTGCTGCTGGACACCGCGCTGCGGGTGTACGCGCACGCGGGCGCGCAGGGCTTCACGGTCAACGCGGTCACGGCGGGCAGCGGCGTGAGCTTCGGCAGCCTGTACCACCACTTCGGCAGCTTCGACGGCCTGGCCGCCGCGCTCTACCTGCGCTGCGTGGACCAGCTCTGCGACCCGGTGGCGGCCGCCGTCACCCGCTGCCGCACGGCCCGCACCGGCATCCGCGCCCTGGTGCGGACGTATCTGGACTTCACCCGCGACCACCGGGACGTGGCCCTCTTCCTGCACGGCTCCGCGTACTCCAGCTATCTGGCGGCCCACGCGCAGGAGGTGATGGCGGCGAAGGAGGCCAAGTTCGCGCCCATCGCCGCCTGGCTGCGCCCGCGCATCGTCGCGGGCGAGGTGGCGGCCCTGCCTCCCGCCCTGATCGAGGTCCTGGTCATGGGCCCCGTCGCGGAGACGGCCCACCGCTGGCTCTCCAGCACGTACGAGGTGGACCTGGACGAGGCGGCCCGGGTCCTGCCCGACCGCATCTGGCGGTCACTGCGGCCCGACTAG
- a CDS encoding aldolase/citrate lyase family protein produces the protein MTTSPAPLNAFKERLAGGGCRTGLWLSLGEASVAEVCADAGFDWLLVDGEHGPNDVRSTLDQLRAIGDRTDTVVRPPSGRADGLRPLIDIGVRTFLIPMVESAAQARELVRATRYPPHGTRGVASAVTRASRWNRTPGYLGAADAAMCLIPQIETPGAVAAAADIAAVDGVDALFVGLYDLSAALGRLGAPDHPDVWAAFTGVVAACRGAGKPCGTFAPTPELAAAARREGCSFVAVGSDVGLLVQGAAELLARSRAAARP, from the coding sequence ATGACCACCTCCCCCGCCCCTCTCAACGCGTTCAAGGAGCGCCTGGCCGGGGGCGGTTGTCGCACCGGGCTCTGGCTGAGCCTCGGGGAGGCGTCCGTGGCCGAGGTCTGCGCGGACGCCGGGTTCGACTGGCTGCTCGTCGACGGCGAGCACGGGCCCAACGACGTGCGCAGCACGCTGGACCAGCTCCGCGCGATCGGTGACCGGACCGACACCGTCGTACGGCCCCCGAGCGGGCGCGCGGACGGGCTGCGGCCGCTGATCGACATCGGCGTGCGGACGTTCCTGATACCGATGGTCGAATCGGCCGCGCAGGCGCGGGAGTTGGTCCGCGCCACCCGCTACCCGCCGCACGGCACCCGGGGCGTCGCCAGCGCGGTGACCCGCGCCTCGCGCTGGAACCGCACGCCCGGCTATCTGGGCGCCGCCGACGCCGCCATGTGTCTGATCCCGCAGATCGAGACGCCGGGTGCGGTGGCCGCCGCGGCGGACATCGCGGCGGTGGACGGCGTGGACGCGCTGTTCGTGGGGCTCTACGACCTGTCGGCAGCGCTCGGGCGCCTCGGCGCGCCGGACCACCCGGACGTGTGGGCCGCCTTCACCGGGGTCGTCGCCGCGTGCCGCGGGGCGGGGAAGCCGTGCGGCACCTTCGCGCCGACGCCCGAACTCGCCGCCGCAGCACGGCGGGAGGGCTGTTCCTTCGTCGCCGTCGGCAGTGACGTGGGCCTGCTCGTGCAGGGCGCCGCGGAGCTGCTGGCCCGCTCCCGGGCGGCCGCCCGGCCCTAG
- a CDS encoding YncE family protein has protein sequence MHQSDQDKTARAGREGDVLAVVSQSGATVSFFDAVTDRRVGSVEVRAEPHEVCFDPARRLLWCATTYASGYYHDNTGRRTELTVIDPDARRVVEVVDIAPEHGPHGLALDVARGRLYVSVEGSADRPGGVVVIDVESRKPLGRIDTDAPGPHWFAIDPAGTTGYATNKEAPFVSVVDLERGVLTAKVEVPGSEGLAVSADGTHAFVASPYGSFAPPRAADGTAGAPPAPGIRVVDARTASVTGFLPTENVVFPVHLTSTGKLLAGELRMTPATGSSLGGHAPGRLRVYSADTHEALGETEVGHFPLTITSSPDGRLGYVSGVVSSTVDVVDLETLRRLARIDVARRGEAGAHGLAYVPRPA, from the coding sequence ATGCACCAGTCCGACCAGGACAAGACGGCCCGCGCAGGCCGCGAAGGCGACGTGCTCGCCGTGGTCAGCCAGAGCGGTGCGACCGTCTCGTTCTTCGACGCCGTCACCGACCGCCGCGTCGGCTCGGTGGAGGTCCGCGCCGAGCCGCACGAGGTGTGCTTCGACCCGGCCCGGCGACTGCTGTGGTGCGCGACGACGTACGCCTCCGGCTACTACCACGACAACACCGGGCGGCGTACGGAGCTGACCGTCATCGACCCGGACGCGCGCCGCGTCGTCGAGGTCGTCGACATCGCGCCCGAACACGGGCCGCACGGGCTCGCGTTGGACGTCGCACGCGGGCGTCTCTACGTCAGCGTGGAGGGGTCCGCCGACCGGCCCGGCGGGGTCGTGGTGATCGACGTCGAGAGCCGCAAGCCGCTGGGCCGGATCGACACGGACGCGCCGGGCCCGCACTGGTTCGCCATCGACCCGGCGGGCACCACCGGGTACGCCACCAACAAGGAGGCGCCGTTCGTGTCGGTCGTCGACCTCGAACGGGGTGTGCTCACCGCGAAGGTCGAGGTGCCGGGCAGCGAGGGCCTGGCCGTCTCCGCCGACGGCACGCACGCCTTCGTCGCCTCCCCGTACGGGTCCTTCGCGCCGCCGCGGGCCGCCGACGGGACGGCGGGGGCCCCGCCCGCCCCCGGCATCCGCGTCGTCGACGCCCGGACGGCGTCCGTCACGGGCTTCCTGCCCACGGAGAACGTCGTCTTCCCCGTGCACCTGACGTCCACGGGCAAGCTGCTCGCGGGCGAGCTGCGGATGACCCCCGCGACGGGGAGCAGCCTGGGGGGCCACGCGCCCGGACGCCTCCGGGTGTACTCCGCGGACACCCACGAGGCCCTCGGCGAGACCGAGGTGGGGCACTTCCCGCTGACGATCACCTCGTCGCCCGACGGCAGGCTCGGCTACGTCTCCGGCGTCGTCTCCTCCACCGTCGACGTCGTGGACCTGGAGACGCTGCGGCGCCTGGCCCGCATCGACGTCGCCCGGCGCGGCGAGGCCGGCGCCCACGGCCTGGCCTACGTGCCGCGCCCGGCCTGA
- a CDS encoding LysR family transcriptional regulator codes for MDLNLLRALDALLQENSVTRAAERLGTSPAAASRTLARLRRAVGDPLLVRAGQGMVPTPRALELREEVAALLRGCDDVLRPGAGFAAEHLRRTFTVQTIDLLQAGLAGTLTERVHAQAPHVDVVFLPESAEGGPALRQGLVDVELGVLAHLDPETRTRQLSRLTLVGVARAGHPLFDGPLDARRFAEAGHIGISRLGKRLGPIDTELAKLGLRRRVAVVVPSHTGALLLARDTDLVALTLPGWLPGATEALGLRTFPVPLPLPPIDLGMAWHPRNDADPGHRWFRGHLEAAVRAPREAKPGPRTPS; via the coding sequence ATGGATCTCAACCTGCTGCGCGCCCTGGACGCCCTGCTCCAGGAGAACAGCGTGACGCGCGCCGCCGAGCGGCTCGGCACGTCCCCGGCGGCGGCCAGCCGCACCCTCGCCCGGCTCCGCCGCGCCGTCGGCGACCCCCTCCTGGTGCGCGCGGGCCAGGGCATGGTCCCCACGCCGCGGGCGCTCGAACTCCGCGAGGAGGTCGCCGCGTTACTGCGCGGCTGCGACGACGTGCTGCGCCCCGGCGCGGGCTTCGCGGCCGAGCACCTGCGGCGCACCTTCACCGTGCAGACCATCGACCTGCTCCAGGCGGGCCTCGCCGGGACCCTCACCGAGCGCGTCCACGCCCAGGCGCCGCACGTCGACGTGGTCTTCCTGCCGGAGTCGGCGGAGGGCGGCCCGGCCCTCCGCCAGGGCCTGGTGGACGTCGAACTGGGCGTCCTGGCCCATCTGGACCCGGAGACCCGCACCCGGCAGCTCTCCCGGCTGACCCTGGTCGGCGTCGCCCGCGCCGGGCACCCGCTGTTCGACGGGCCCCTCGACGCCCGCCGCTTCGCCGAGGCGGGCCACATCGGCATCTCCCGGCTCGGCAAGCGGCTGGGCCCCATCGACACCGAGCTGGCGAAGCTGGGCCTGCGCCGCCGGGTCGCGGTCGTCGTCCCCAGCCACACCGGCGCGCTGCTCCTGGCCCGGGACACCGACCTCGTCGCCCTGACCCTGCCCGGCTGGCTCCCCGGCGCGACCGAGGCCCTGGGCCTGCGGACCTTCCCCGTGCCGCTGCCCCTGCCGCCGATCGACCTGGGCATGGCCTGGCACCCGCGCAACGACGCCGACCCGGGCCACCGCTGGTTCCGCGGCCACCTGGAGGCGGCGGTCCGCGCCCCGCGCGAGGCGAAGCCGGGGCCTAGGACACCGAGTTGA
- a CDS encoding condensation domain-containing protein gives MTDLQRCELRPGRLVEWTLHPAAVGAARDLPDDVRPPAYVQESHIRTSRTVRGDGLFVPTWLGTVFDLPGRIDLDVLQEALRAWTLRHETLRSGFRWAGDEMRRFTLAAEDVALHRADGGAFTDAATLTRYLQDRFDTAADALTWPNFIFTAIVRDDGATVCMAFDHSNVDAYSVHRITAEIHELYAAGLGGTPVASEPVASYVDFCASERTDADRIDHTHAVVARWREFIGRCDGKLPNFPVDLGLDPEGPLPEQRLLHEMLVGDAEAAAFEAYCRPYGGSLVGVLAAVALITREISGLRVYRTVVPFHTRVRSQWAESVGWYVGGAPIEVPVAEAVDFDDALRMVRAALREARPLSRMPIARVLQLLGADFRPTSPDLYSIVSYVDTRATPGAERWQELKAYGLIRVSYGDQVCAWITRLHEGLQFACRYPDTDAAYKNMRLVVERLRERVVEVARAVPGAGRTVRAEGVSRFNSVS, from the coding sequence ATGACCGACCTTCAGCGGTGCGAGCTCCGTCCCGGACGGCTCGTGGAGTGGACGCTGCACCCGGCGGCGGTGGGGGCCGCGCGCGACCTGCCCGACGACGTCCGGCCGCCCGCGTACGTACAGGAGTCCCACATCCGCACCTCGCGTACGGTGCGCGGCGACGGCCTCTTCGTGCCGACCTGGCTCGGCACCGTCTTCGACCTGCCGGGGCGGATCGACCTCGACGTGCTCCAGGAGGCGCTGCGGGCCTGGACGCTGCGGCACGAGACGCTGCGCAGCGGATTCCGCTGGGCGGGCGACGAGATGCGGCGCTTCACGCTGGCCGCCGAGGACGTGGCCCTGCACCGCGCGGACGGCGGCGCCTTCACCGACGCCGCGACCCTGACCCGCTATCTCCAGGATCGCTTCGACACCGCGGCCGACGCGCTGACCTGGCCGAACTTCATCTTCACCGCGATCGTCCGGGACGACGGGGCGACCGTGTGCATGGCGTTCGACCACAGCAACGTCGACGCGTACTCGGTCCACCGCATCACCGCCGAGATCCACGAGCTGTACGCCGCCGGGCTCGGGGGCACCCCCGTGGCCTCCGAGCCGGTCGCCAGCTACGTCGACTTCTGCGCGAGCGAGCGCACGGACGCCGACCGGATCGACCACACCCACGCCGTCGTGGCGCGCTGGCGGGAGTTCATCGGCCGGTGCGACGGGAAGCTGCCGAACTTCCCCGTCGACCTCGGCCTCGACCCCGAGGGCCCGCTGCCCGAACAGCGGCTGCTGCACGAGATGCTCGTGGGCGACGCGGAGGCCGCCGCCTTCGAGGCGTACTGCCGTCCCTACGGCGGCAGCCTCGTCGGCGTCCTCGCCGCCGTCGCCCTCATCACCCGGGAGATCAGCGGCCTGCGGGTGTACCGCACGGTGGTGCCCTTCCACACCCGGGTGCGCTCCCAGTGGGCCGAGTCGGTGGGCTGGTACGTGGGCGGGGCGCCGATCGAGGTGCCCGTGGCCGAGGCGGTGGACTTCGACGACGCGCTGCGGATGGTCCGCGCCGCCCTGCGCGAGGCCAGGCCGCTGTCCCGGATGCCGATCGCGCGGGTGCTCCAGCTCCTCGGCGCCGACTTCCGGCCCACCTCCCCCGACCTGTACTCGATCGTCTCCTACGTCGACACGCGCGCGACCCCGGGTGCGGAGCGGTGGCAGGAGCTGAAGGCGTACGGCCTGATCCGGGTGTCGTACGGCGACCAGGTGTGCGCGTGGATCACGCGGCTCCACGAGGGGCTCCAGTTCGCCTGCCGCTACCCGGACACCGACGCCGCGTACAAGAACATGCGGCTCGTGGTGGAGCGGCTGCGGGAGCGGGTGGTGGAGGTGGCGCGGGCGGTGCCGGGCGCCGGCAGGACCGTCCGGGCCGAGGGCGTGTCGCGGTTCAACTCGGTGTCCTAG
- a CDS encoding MarR family winged helix-turn-helix transcriptional regulator has product MSDSGWLSDEQQRAWRSFLSMHTALLTRLNAHLQDEGGLSSPDYQILVALSEAPDGRARATALARETGWEKSRLSHHLSRMERRGLLRREACADDSRYADVVLTDTGRAAIEAAAPRHVAHVRAWFVDAMTPEELAVFGDLCDAVVTKVRVPTDGPCRIGFEPTGA; this is encoded by the coding sequence ATGAGCGATTCCGGGTGGCTGAGCGACGAACAACAGCGCGCGTGGCGGAGCTTCCTTTCCATGCACACGGCACTGCTCACGCGCCTGAACGCCCACCTCCAGGACGAAGGGGGCCTGTCCTCCCCCGACTACCAGATCCTGGTCGCCCTCTCCGAAGCGCCGGACGGCCGCGCCAGGGCCACCGCCCTGGCCCGGGAGACCGGCTGGGAGAAGAGCCGCCTCTCGCACCACCTCAGCCGCATGGAGCGGCGCGGCCTGCTGCGCCGCGAGGCGTGCGCCGACGACAGCAGGTACGCCGACGTCGTCCTGACCGACACCGGCCGGGCGGCGATAGAGGCGGCGGCGCCGCGCCATGTCGCGCACGTGCGCGCGTGGTTCGTCGACGCGATGACGCCCGAGGAGCTCGCCGTCTTCGGTGACCTGTGCGACGCGGTGGTGACCAAGGTACGGGTGCCGACGGACGGGCCCTGCCGGATCGGTTTTGAGCCGACCGGGGCTTGA
- a CDS encoding 3-oxoacyl-ACP reductase family protein yields MTSTPKQDGPLSGKAALVTGGSRGIGAAIARRLAREGASVALTYHSSPGSADAVVADIEAEGGTAVAIAADSADAEAVRAAVTGTVSAFGRLDVLVNNAGVGSMGPLGELTVDDFDRDVAVNVRAVWVASQEALRHLGDGGRIITIGSVFADRMPFPNGTTYALTKAAVAGFTRALARELGPRAITVNNVQPGPVATDTNPPEGPVADVMTGLTPAGRYATPEELTGLIVYLAGPESAYVTGATLNIDGGFLT; encoded by the coding sequence ATGACGAGCACGCCGAAGCAGGACGGACCCCTCAGCGGCAAGGCCGCCCTGGTGACCGGCGGGAGCCGGGGCATCGGCGCGGCCATCGCCCGCCGGCTCGCCCGCGAGGGCGCGTCCGTGGCGCTCACCTACCACTCCTCGCCCGGCAGCGCGGACGCCGTCGTCGCGGACATCGAGGCCGAGGGCGGCACGGCGGTGGCCATCGCGGCGGACTCGGCCGACGCGGAGGCGGTCCGCGCCGCCGTCACCGGCACGGTGTCCGCCTTCGGCCGCCTGGACGTCCTGGTCAACAACGCGGGCGTCGGCTCCATGGGCCCGCTCGGCGAGCTCACCGTCGACGACTTCGACCGGGACGTCGCGGTGAACGTGCGCGCGGTGTGGGTGGCCTCGCAGGAGGCCCTGCGCCACCTGGGCGACGGCGGCCGGATCATCACGATCGGCAGCGTCTTCGCCGACCGGATGCCGTTCCCGAACGGTACGACGTACGCCCTCACCAAGGCGGCCGTCGCCGGCTTCACCCGCGCCCTCGCCCGGGAGCTGGGCCCCAGGGCGATCACGGTCAACAACGTCCAGCCCGGCCCGGTGGCCACCGACACCAACCCGCCCGAGGGCCCGGTCGCCGACGTCATGACCGGCCTGACCCCGGCGGGCCGCTACGCGACCCCGGAGGAACTGACGGGCCTGATCGTCTACTTGGCGGGCCCGGAGTCCGCGTACGTGACGGGCGCGACGCTCAACATCGACGGCGGCTTCCTGACCTGA
- a CDS encoding DUF72 domain-containing protein has translation MGDILVGTCSWTDRELVRSGWYPVGRRDAEGRLRHYAERFPVVEVDASYYALPSARNSLLWAERTPPGFVFDVKAFSLLTGHPTRNAALPEELRGGPRGPGVLDEVWERFAAGIAPLRRAGRLGSVLFQFPPWFRPGATAEEFLADCARRTRGWPVAVEFRHPAWWSAERGGATRALLARYGMAAVAVDMNRTLPASVPPVTSVTTSRLSVVRFHGRSAAWGTGSKEERFRHAYTDAELAEWVPRLRALAERVERIHALFNNCCGDAAVRAAEALTRLLGPAGAR, from the coding sequence ATGGGTGACATCCTCGTGGGCACGTGTTCGTGGACCGACCGGGAGCTCGTGCGGAGCGGCTGGTACCCGGTGGGGCGGCGGGACGCCGAGGGGCGTCTGCGGCACTACGCCGAGCGGTTCCCGGTCGTGGAGGTGGACGCCTCCTACTACGCGCTGCCCAGCGCACGGAACAGCCTCTTGTGGGCGGAGCGGACGCCGCCCGGGTTCGTCTTCGACGTGAAGGCGTTCTCGCTGCTCACCGGCCATCCCACGCGGAACGCGGCGCTGCCGGAGGAGCTGCGGGGCGGGCCCCGGGGCCCGGGGGTGCTCGACGAGGTGTGGGAGCGGTTCGCCGCGGGGATCGCGCCGCTGCGCCGGGCCGGGCGGCTGGGCAGCGTGCTCTTCCAGTTCCCGCCGTGGTTCCGGCCCGGGGCCACGGCGGAGGAGTTCCTCGCGGACTGCGCCCGGCGCACCCGGGGGTGGCCCGTCGCGGTCGAGTTCCGGCATCCGGCGTGGTGGTCCGCCGAGCGGGGCGGAGCCACGCGTGCGCTGCTCGCGCGGTACGGCATGGCCGCCGTCGCCGTCGACATGAACCGGACGCTGCCCGCTTCGGTGCCGCCGGTCACGTCCGTCACCACGTCGCGGCTCTCCGTCGTGCGGTTCCACGGGCGCAGTGCCGCGTGGGGGACGGGGAGCAAGGAGGAGCGGTTCCGGCACGCGTACACGGACGCCGAACTCGCCGAGTGGGTGCCGAGGCTGCGCGCCCTCGCCGAGCGGGTCGAGCGGATCCACGCCCTGTTCAACAACTGCTGCGGCGACGCCGCGGTGCGGGCCGCCGAGGCCCTGACGCGGCTGCTCGGCCCCGCCGGTGCGCGGTGA
- a CDS encoding MerR family transcriptional regulator encodes MAADNPLSDRLDDDDYPAYTMGRAAEMLGTTPGFLRAIGEARLITPLRSEGGHRRYSRYQLRIAARARELVDRGTPIEAACRIVILEDQLEEAQRINAEYRRAAAAASDRSAPGPG; translated from the coding sequence ATGGCAGCAGATAATCCGCTCAGCGATCGTCTGGACGACGACGACTACCCCGCGTACACGATGGGCCGGGCCGCCGAAATGCTCGGCACCACCCCCGGCTTCCTCCGGGCCATCGGTGAGGCGCGGCTGATCACTCCGCTGCGCTCGGAGGGCGGACACCGCCGGTACTCGCGCTACCAACTGCGGATCGCCGCCCGCGCCCGCGAACTCGTCGACCGGGGCACGCCGATCGAGGCCGCCTGCCGCATCGTCATCCTCGAGGACCAGCTCGAGGAGGCCCAGCGCATCAACGCCGAGTACCGCCGTGCCGCGGCTGCGGCGTCCGACCGTTCCGCCCCGGGCCCCGGCTGA
- a CDS encoding SCO5918 family protein — protein MRCVIARYPFELTKEGVLASMEGVTPEFVTGESVTIGRRRYPVKQVGQVITRQDRRDFTSGEIVRAMTRLGFTCHAQPEAAPADAPTPFQNASALLGGTATTEM, from the coding sequence ATGCGCTGTGTCATCGCCCGGTACCCGTTCGAGTTGACCAAGGAAGGGGTGCTGGCCTCGATGGAGGGCGTCACGCCCGAATTCGTCACGGGCGAGTCCGTGACCATCGGCCGCCGCCGCTACCCGGTCAAGCAAGTGGGCCAGGTCATCACCCGACAGGACCGCCGTGACTTCACCAGCGGCGAGATCGTCCGGGCCATGACCCGCCTCGGCTTCACCTGCCACGCGCAGCCCGAGGCGGCGCCGGCGGACGCCCCCACGCCGTTCCAGAACGCGTCGGCGCTGCTCGGCGGCACCGCCACCACGGAGATGTGA
- a CDS encoding cold-shock protein: MAAGTVKWFNAEKGFGFIEQDGGGPDVFAHYSNIATQGFRELLEGQKVTFDIAQGQKGPTAENIVPA, encoded by the coding sequence ATGGCTGCCGGCACCGTGAAGTGGTTCAACGCGGAAAAGGGCTTCGGCTTCATCGAGCAGGACGGCGGCGGCCCCGACGTCTTCGCCCACTACTCGAACATCGCCACCCAGGGCTTCCGCGAGCTGCTGGAAGGCCAGAAGGTGACGTTCGACATCGCGCAGGGCCAGAAGGGCCCGACGGCCGAGAACATCGTTCCCGCCTGA
- a CDS encoding transporter substrate-binding domain-containing protein, with product MAPIDADLVHDLAPGSVLRVSINLGNPVLAQGTSEAPGGVAVALAREVGGRLGVPVRFVCFDAARKSYAAMVEGHADLCFLAVDPDREEEVAFSAPYVHIEGMYAVEQGSPFVSAADVDRDGVRVGVKEGSAYDLYLSRALRHATVVRGVDGVDVFHAEGLDVAAGIRQPLTAHVARRPELRLLEPAFMTIRQAMGTTRERSPETVRFLSELVAELVASGFVAEALRRSGQDPALAAPVAV from the coding sequence ATGGCTCCTATCGACGCAGACCTCGTTCACGACCTGGCGCCCGGCAGCGTGTTGCGGGTCTCCATCAATCTCGGGAATCCCGTTCTTGCTCAGGGCACGTCCGAGGCGCCGGGTGGGGTGGCTGTCGCGTTGGCTCGGGAGGTTGGGGGGCGGCTGGGGGTGCCGGTGCGGTTCGTCTGCTTCGACGCGGCTCGTAAGTCGTACGCCGCGATGGTTGAGGGGCACGCCGATTTGTGTTTTCTGGCCGTGGATCCGGATCGCGAGGAGGAGGTCGCGTTCAGTGCGCCGTACGTGCACATCGAGGGGATGTACGCGGTGGAGCAGGGCTCGCCGTTCGTCTCCGCCGCCGATGTGGACCGGGACGGGGTGCGCGTCGGCGTCAAGGAGGGGTCCGCGTACGACCTTTATCTGAGCCGTGCGCTCCGGCACGCCACTGTGGTGCGTGGTGTTGACGGTGTCGACGTGTTCCATGCCGAGGGTCTGGACGTGGCGGCCGGTATCCGCCAGCCGCTGACCGCGCACGTGGCCCGGCGCCCCGAACTGCGCCTGCTTGAGCCCGCGTTCATGACCATCCGGCAGGCCATGGGCACGACGCGGGAGCGGAGTCCGGAGACCGTGCGGTTCCTCAGCGAACTCGTGGCCGAGCTGGTGGCGTCCGGGTTCGTCGCCGAGGCGCTGCGCCGCTCCGGCCAGGATCCGGCGTTGGCCGCCCCCGTCGCGGTGTGA